A region of the Brachyhypopomus gauderio isolate BG-103 chromosome 11, BGAUD_0.2, whole genome shotgun sequence genome:
CTTCAGCAATTTAATGAGGTTGCCGAGGAATTGTGCGCTCCGTCTCAGAGTGTGCTGTGTTCTTACGAACATCACCTCAGCGAGGCCAAACGACGCTCTGGACTCAACGATGGCGTGAGTGACAGCGGCATTGACGACGTAGACGACGGTGAGTGTCTTCTGTTCAAAAAACATAGAATATTTGTGAACCATTTGTGATTACCTCTTTTGGTCGTGAAAGTTTGTAATCTGGAGTTTTTATTATCATAAACCATTTCAGCAGTTTGTCTCGAGTTGAAGACTGATTTGTAATGTAAAGACAAAACATGAACATAAAACGAAATTAAAATGGCTACAGCTCCACATTAGTTAATATAATTTTAAACCTATATTTCTGACGAATGTCAAGTATTGAATATTGAAGATATAGGAACATTAAATAATCTTTTTTTCGCTCACTACTTGTGCTTCTCCCACTCAGGCAGCGAGCCATCCCACGGAAACAGCCTAAATGCTAGTGTGGAGGAGCTCAACACCTCAAGTA
Encoded here:
- the LOC143527516 gene encoding regulator of cell cycle RGCC, which encodes MSAANFSDFEMELGDLLQQFNEVAEELCAPSQSVLCSYEHHLSEAKRRSGLNDGVSDSGIDDVDDGSEPSHGNSLNASVEELNTSSMTAAQKAAKLGDTSDLQSFIENLDKELAEM